Proteins encoded by one window of Ovis canadensis isolate MfBH-ARS-UI-01 breed Bighorn chromosome 14, ARS-UI_OviCan_v2, whole genome shotgun sequence:
- the EML2 gene encoding echinoderm microtubule-associated protein-like 2 isoform X1, whose product MSSFGPGKTKEVIFSMAEEGSVKMFLRGRPVPMLIPEELVPTYSLDTRSELPSRRFKLDWVYGYRGRDCRANLYLLPTGEIVYFVASVAVLYSVEEQRQRHYLGHNDDIKCLAVHPDMVTIATGQVAGTTKEGKPLPPHVRIWDSVSLSTLHVLGLGVFDRAVCCVGFSKSNGGNLLCAVDESNDHVLSVWDWAKETKVVDVKCSNEAVLVATFHPTDPTMLITCGKSHIYFWNLEGGSLSKRQGLFEKYEKPKYVLCVTFLEGGDVVTGDSGGNLYVWGKGGNRITQAVLGAHDGGVFGLCALRDGTLVSGGGRDRRVVLWGSDYSKLQEVEVPEDFGPVRTVAEGRGDTLYVGTTRNSILQGSVHTGFSLLVQGHMEELWGLATHPSRAQFVTCGQDKLVHLWSVESHQPLWSRTIEDPARSAGFHPSGSVLAIGTVTGRWLLLDTETHDLVAIHTDGNEQISVVSFSPDGAYLAVGSHDNLVYVYTVDQGGRKVSRLGKCSGHSSFITHLDWAQDSSCFVTNSGDYEILYWDSSTCKQITTAETVRNVEWATATCVLGFGVFGIWSEGADGTDINAVARSHDGKLLASADDFGKVHLFSFPCCQPRALSHKYGGHSSHVTNVAFLWDDSMALTTGGKDTSVLQWRVV is encoded by the exons ATGAGTAGCTTTGGACCTGG CAAAACCAAAGAAGTTATCTTCAGCATGG CAGAGGAGGGCTCGGTGAAAATGTTCCTGAGGGGTCGCCCTGTACCCATGCTGATCCCGGAGGAGCTGGTCCCCACCTACAGCCTGGACACGCGCTCTGAGCTGCCTTCGCGCCGATTCAAGTTGGACTGGGT CTATGGTTACCGTGGCCGAGACTGCAGAGCTAACCTTTACCTGCTGCCCACGGGGGAGATAGTGTACTTCGTGGCTTCCGTGGCCGTTCTGTACAGTGTGGAGGAGCAGAGGCAGCGGCACTACCTGGGACACAACGATGACATCAAGTG CCTGGCTGTCCACCCTGATATGGTCACCATCGCCACTGGACAGGTGGCAGGCACCACTAAGGAGGGGAAG CCGCTGCCGCCCCACGTGCGCATCTGGGACTCGGTGTCCCTCTCCACCTTACACGTGCTGGGCCTGGGGGTGTTTGACAGAGCTGtatgctgtgtgggcttttctaaATCT AATGGAGGCAACCTCCTGTGTGCAGTAGATGAATCCAACGATCACGTGCTTTCTGTGTGGGACTGGGCCAAGGAGACCAAGGTGGTGGATGTCAAG TGCTCCAACGAGGCCGTGCTGGTGGCTACTTTCCACCCCACAGATCCCACCATGCTCATCACCTGTGGGAAATCCCACATTTACTTTTGGAACCTGGAGGGGGGCAGCCTGAGCAAGCGGCAGGGCCTCTTTGAG AAATACGAGAAACCGAAGTACGTGCTGTGTGTGACCTTTTTGGAGGGTGGCGATGTGGTCACCGGGGACTCTGGGGGGAACCTCTATGTCTGGGGCAAAG GTGGGAACCGAATCACGCAGGCAGTGCTGGGTGCCCATGATGGCGGCGTGTTTGGGCTCTGCGCCCTGCGGGACGGGACGCTGGTGTCTGGAGGGGGCCGCGATCGGCGGGTGGTCCTCTGGGGTTCCGACTACAGCAAGCTGCAGGAGGTGGag GTCCCTGAGGACTTCGGCCCTGTGCGCACCGTGGCCGAGGGCCGGGGAGACACGCTGTACGTGGGGACCACCCGCAACTCCATCCTGCAGGGCTCTGTCCACACCGGCTTCTCGCTGCTGGTCCAG GGCCACATGGAAGAGCTGTGGGGCCTGGCCACACATCCCAGCCGGGCACAGTTTGTGACGTGTGGGCAGGATAAGCTGGTGCATCTGTGGAGTGTGGAGTCCCACCAGCCCCTGTGGAGTAGGACCATCGAG gATCCTGCCCGCTCTGCCGGCTTCCACCCCAGTGGCTCTGTCCTGGCCATCGGCACAGTGACTGGCAG ATGGCTGCTGCTGGACACGGAGACCCATGACCTGGTGGCCATCCATACTGATGGGAATGAACAGATCTCAGTGGTCAGCTTCTCTCCCG acgGGGCGTACCTGGCCGTGGGCTCCCACGACAACTTGGTGTACGTGTACACGGTGGACCAAGGCGGCCGCAAGGTCAGCCGCTTGGGCAAGTGCTCG GGCCATTCCAGTTTTATCACCCACCTGGATTGGGCCCAGGACAGCAGCTGCTTTGTCACCAACTCTGGGGACTACGAGATTCTGTACT GGGATTCATCTACCTGTAAGCAGATCACTACTGCTGAAACTGTGAGGAATGTGGAATGGGCCACGGCTACTTGTGTCTTAGGGTTTGGGGTGTTTG GGATCTGGTCCGAGGGAGCGGATGGTACTGACATCAATGCTGTGGCCCGCTCCCATGATGGGAAGTTGCTGGCTTCGGCTGATGACTTTGGCAAAGTCCACCTGTTCAGCTTCCCCTGCTGTCAGCCTCGA
- the EML2 gene encoding echinoderm microtubule-associated protein-like 2 isoform X2, which yields MSSFGPGKTKEVIFSMEEGSVKMFLRGRPVPMLIPEELVPTYSLDTRSELPSRRFKLDWVYGYRGRDCRANLYLLPTGEIVYFVASVAVLYSVEEQRQRHYLGHNDDIKCLAVHPDMVTIATGQVAGTTKEGKPLPPHVRIWDSVSLSTLHVLGLGVFDRAVCCVGFSKSNGGNLLCAVDESNDHVLSVWDWAKETKVVDVKCSNEAVLVATFHPTDPTMLITCGKSHIYFWNLEGGSLSKRQGLFEKYEKPKYVLCVTFLEGGDVVTGDSGGNLYVWGKGGNRITQAVLGAHDGGVFGLCALRDGTLVSGGGRDRRVVLWGSDYSKLQEVEVPEDFGPVRTVAEGRGDTLYVGTTRNSILQGSVHTGFSLLVQGHMEELWGLATHPSRAQFVTCGQDKLVHLWSVESHQPLWSRTIEDPARSAGFHPSGSVLAIGTVTGRWLLLDTETHDLVAIHTDGNEQISVVSFSPDGAYLAVGSHDNLVYVYTVDQGGRKVSRLGKCSGHSSFITHLDWAQDSSCFVTNSGDYEILYWDSSTCKQITTAETVRNVEWATATCVLGFGVFGIWSEGADGTDINAVARSHDGKLLASADDFGKVHLFSFPCCQPRALSHKYGGHSSHVTNVAFLWDDSMALTTGGKDTSVLQWRVV from the exons ATGAGTAGCTTTGGACCTGG CAAAACCAAAGAAGTTATCTTCAGCATGG AGGAGGGCTCGGTGAAAATGTTCCTGAGGGGTCGCCCTGTACCCATGCTGATCCCGGAGGAGCTGGTCCCCACCTACAGCCTGGACACGCGCTCTGAGCTGCCTTCGCGCCGATTCAAGTTGGACTGGGT CTATGGTTACCGTGGCCGAGACTGCAGAGCTAACCTTTACCTGCTGCCCACGGGGGAGATAGTGTACTTCGTGGCTTCCGTGGCCGTTCTGTACAGTGTGGAGGAGCAGAGGCAGCGGCACTACCTGGGACACAACGATGACATCAAGTG CCTGGCTGTCCACCCTGATATGGTCACCATCGCCACTGGACAGGTGGCAGGCACCACTAAGGAGGGGAAG CCGCTGCCGCCCCACGTGCGCATCTGGGACTCGGTGTCCCTCTCCACCTTACACGTGCTGGGCCTGGGGGTGTTTGACAGAGCTGtatgctgtgtgggcttttctaaATCT AATGGAGGCAACCTCCTGTGTGCAGTAGATGAATCCAACGATCACGTGCTTTCTGTGTGGGACTGGGCCAAGGAGACCAAGGTGGTGGATGTCAAG TGCTCCAACGAGGCCGTGCTGGTGGCTACTTTCCACCCCACAGATCCCACCATGCTCATCACCTGTGGGAAATCCCACATTTACTTTTGGAACCTGGAGGGGGGCAGCCTGAGCAAGCGGCAGGGCCTCTTTGAG AAATACGAGAAACCGAAGTACGTGCTGTGTGTGACCTTTTTGGAGGGTGGCGATGTGGTCACCGGGGACTCTGGGGGGAACCTCTATGTCTGGGGCAAAG GTGGGAACCGAATCACGCAGGCAGTGCTGGGTGCCCATGATGGCGGCGTGTTTGGGCTCTGCGCCCTGCGGGACGGGACGCTGGTGTCTGGAGGGGGCCGCGATCGGCGGGTGGTCCTCTGGGGTTCCGACTACAGCAAGCTGCAGGAGGTGGag GTCCCTGAGGACTTCGGCCCTGTGCGCACCGTGGCCGAGGGCCGGGGAGACACGCTGTACGTGGGGACCACCCGCAACTCCATCCTGCAGGGCTCTGTCCACACCGGCTTCTCGCTGCTGGTCCAG GGCCACATGGAAGAGCTGTGGGGCCTGGCCACACATCCCAGCCGGGCACAGTTTGTGACGTGTGGGCAGGATAAGCTGGTGCATCTGTGGAGTGTGGAGTCCCACCAGCCCCTGTGGAGTAGGACCATCGAG gATCCTGCCCGCTCTGCCGGCTTCCACCCCAGTGGCTCTGTCCTGGCCATCGGCACAGTGACTGGCAG ATGGCTGCTGCTGGACACGGAGACCCATGACCTGGTGGCCATCCATACTGATGGGAATGAACAGATCTCAGTGGTCAGCTTCTCTCCCG acgGGGCGTACCTGGCCGTGGGCTCCCACGACAACTTGGTGTACGTGTACACGGTGGACCAAGGCGGCCGCAAGGTCAGCCGCTTGGGCAAGTGCTCG GGCCATTCCAGTTTTATCACCCACCTGGATTGGGCCCAGGACAGCAGCTGCTTTGTCACCAACTCTGGGGACTACGAGATTCTGTACT GGGATTCATCTACCTGTAAGCAGATCACTACTGCTGAAACTGTGAGGAATGTGGAATGGGCCACGGCTACTTGTGTCTTAGGGTTTGGGGTGTTTG GGATCTGGTCCGAGGGAGCGGATGGTACTGACATCAATGCTGTGGCCCGCTCCCATGATGGGAAGTTGCTGGCTTCGGCTGATGACTTTGGCAAAGTCCACCTGTTCAGCTTCCCCTGCTGTCAGCCTCGA
- the LOC138419553 gene encoding echinoderm microtubule-associated protein-like 1, which produces MEVDDRVSALEQRLQLQEDELAVLKAALADALRRLRACEEQGAALRARGTPKGRAPPRLGTTASVCQLLKGLPTRTPLNGSGPPRRVGGYATSPSSPKKEATSGRSARRYLSPERLASVRREDPRSRTTSSSSNCSAKKEG; this is translated from the exons ATGGAAGTGGACGACCGCGTGTCGGCGCTGGAGCAGCGGCTTCAGCTGCAGGAAGATGAGCTGGCGGTCTTAAAGGCGGCGCTGGCTGACGCGCTGCGTCGCCTGCGGGCATGCGAAGAGCAAGGCGCAGCGCTACGCGCGCGGGGCACCCCCAAGGGCCGGGCTCCTCCTCGCCTAGGCACCACTGCCTCCG TGTGTCAGCTCCTGAAAGGTCTTCCCACCAGGACGCCCCTCAATGGCTCGGGACCCCCGCGGCGCGTGGGCGGCTATGCCACATCCCCATCCTCCCCCAAAAAGGAGGCGACCTCTGGGCGCAG TGCCCGGCGCTACTTGTCACCAGAGCGCCTCGCCTCGGTGCGCCGCGAGGACCCCCGCAGCCGCACCACATCCTCTAGCAGCAACTGCAGCGCCAAAAAGGAAGGGTAA
- the GIPR gene encoding gastric inhibitory polypeptide receptor, with the protein MNEYEEHVRLSPPAEPRRGRRRQKQVLERRAGNRSSLVVVGGAVSGTSRDRTLRSPCPAAYTMPTCPPWWLLLLLSLWEPLLRSAEAGSEGQTAGELYQRWERYRRECQETLEASEPPAGLACNGSFDMYVCWDYTAPNATARASCPWYLPWHGHVAKGFVLRQCGSDGQWGPWRDHSQCENPEKNGVFQDQRLALERLQVVYTVGYSLSLATLLFALLILSIFRRLRCTRNYIHINLFTSFMLRAAAILTRDRLLPPPGPYPGDQVLTLWNQALAACRTAQIVTQYCVGANYTWLLVEGIYLHSLLVLVGGSEEGHFRCYMLLGWGAPTLFVIPWVIVRYLFENTQCWERNDIKAIWWIIRTPILLTILINFLIFVRILGILVSKLRTRQMRCPDYRLRLARSTLTLVPLLGVHEVVFAPVTEEQARGALRLAKLSFEIFLSSFQGFLVSILYCFINKEVQSEIRRGWHRCRLRHSLGEEPRQRPEPTFRTLPSGSGSGQVAAGSALCSRTLPGPGGEANDVLESYC; encoded by the exons ATGAATGAATATGAAGAACACGTTCG gctgTCACCTCCTGCGGAGCCCAGGCGAGGCCGGCGGCGTCAGAAGCAAGTGCTTGAGAGGAGAGCTGGGAACAG ATCATCCCTCGTAGTTGTGGGGGGCGCTGTCTCCGGG ACCTCGCGTGACCGGACCCTTCGTTCCCCATGCCCTGCTGCCTACACGATGCCCACCTGTCCACCCTggtggctgctgcttctgctctcGCTGTGGGAGCCGCTGCTCCGGAGCGCGGAG GCAGGCTCTGAGGGGCAGACAGCGGGAGAGCTATATCAGCGCTGGGAGCGGTACCGCAGGGAGtgccaggagacactggaggcCTCGGAGCCCCCAGCAG gCCTCGCCTGTAACGGGTCCTTCGATATGTACGTCTGCTGGGACTACACTGCACCCAACGCCACTGCCCGTGCATCCTGCCCTTGGTATCTGCCCTGGCATGGCCACG TGGCTAAAGGCTTTGTCCTCCGCCAATGTGGCAGTGATGGCCAATGGGGACCTTGGAGAGACCATTCTCAGTGTGAAAACCCAGAGAAAAATGGGGTTTTTCAG gacCAAAGGCTGGCCTTGGAACGGCTGCAGGTTGTGTACACTGTGGGCTACTCCCTGTCTCTTGCCACACTGCTGTTCGCCTTGCTCATCTTGAGTATCTTCAG GCGGCTGCGCTGCACTCGCAACTACATCCACATCAACCTGTTCACGTCTTTCATGCTGCGGGCAGCTGCCATCCTCACCCGAGACCGTCTGCTTCCTCCCCCTGGCCCCTACCCTGGGGATCAGGTCCTTACCCTGTGGAACCAG GCCCTAGCTGCCTGTCGCACGGCCCAGATCGTGACCCAGTACTGCGTGGGTGCCAACTACACGTGGCTGCTGGTGGAAGGCATCTACCTGCACAGTCTCCTCGTGCTCGTGGGAGGCTCCGAGGAGGGCCACTTCCGCTGCTACATGCTTCTCGGCTGGG GGGCCCCCACGCTTTTCGTCATTCCTTGGGTGATCGTCAGGTACCTGTTCGAGAACACGCA GTGCTGGGAGCGGAACGATATCAAAGCCATTTGGTGGATCATACGAACCCCTATTCTCCTAACAATCTTG attaattttctcatctttgtCCGCATCCTTGGCATCCTCGTGTCAAAGCTGAGGACGCGACAGATGCGCTGCCCGGACTACCGACTGAG GCTGGCTCGCTCCACGCTGACGCTGGTGCCCCTGCTGGGCGTCCACGAGGTGGTGTTTGCTCCCGTGACTGAAGAACAGGCCCGGGGTGCCCTGCGCTTGGCCAAGCTCAGCTTTGAAATCTTCCTCAGTTCTTTCCAG GGCTTCCTGGTCAGCATCCTCTACTGCTTCATCAACAAGGAG GTGCAGTCGGAGATCCGCCGGGGTTGGCACCGCTGCCGCCTGCGCCACAGCCTCGGCGAGGAGCCGCGCCAGCGCCCCGAGCCTACCTTCCGGACCCTGCCTTCCGGCTCCGGCTCGGGCCAGGTCGCTGCCGGCAGCGCTCTGTGCTCGAGGACCCTCCCAGGTCCTGGGGGTGAGGCCAACGACGTCTTAGAAAGTTACTGCTAG